One window of Chamaesiphon minutus PCC 6605 genomic DNA carries:
- a CDS encoding IS4 family transposase → MLPELYHAHLSEKFTRGNYLLTILLIQVVQSIKEVTLESIATKLAMPIKFESRRKKVQRFLSNDEWDLDNVWLSLVIAWIKGNVKQNNIIYLAIDRTKWQSNNILMVSMIWRKRAIPIYWQMLDKQGNSTLENQQLVLTPVFAALSDYSLLVLGDREFCSVTLANWLREQKIDFCLRLKKNVCIKTEEELWTELKRLGLEPGNSFFNQEVTIRKTAPVEGFNLAGKWLGKYRNITTKEPWYILTSLADLQAAVDTYAKRFGIEEMFRDFKGGGYNLEKTNLTGERLSKLLILLSLAYLKSIIQGIDIKSKQVQEYLGRKTEHHRKYARHSTFYIGLWGESWVDSTSSNWQVVVELMSLSPHKLPNYQQGLRAMRLILSAL, encoded by the coding sequence ATGTTACCAGAATTGTATCATGCCCATTTGTCAGAAAAATTCACACGCGGTAACTACTTATTGACAATTTTATTGATTCAAGTAGTGCAATCTATTAAAGAAGTCACGCTAGAAAGCATCGCAACAAAACTAGCGATGCCAATTAAATTTGAAAGCAGAAGAAAAAAAGTCCAGAGATTTTTATCAAATGATGAATGGGATTTAGATAATGTTTGGTTATCACTAGTGATTGCTTGGATTAAAGGCAATGTCAAACAGAATAATATTATATATTTAGCAATAGATCGAACCAAATGGCAATCAAACAATATTTTGATGGTCAGTATGATTTGGCGAAAGAGAGCAATTCCTATTTATTGGCAAATGCTTGATAAACAAGGGAACAGTACATTGGAAAACCAACAATTAGTATTAACCCCAGTATTCGCTGCCCTATCAGATTATAGCTTGTTGGTACTGGGAGATCGTGAATTTTGTAGTGTTACTCTTGCGAACTGGCTTAGAGAGCAGAAAATAGATTTCTGTTTACGACTGAAAAAGAATGTTTGTATCAAGACTGAAGAGGAATTGTGGACTGAACTGAAAAGGCTAGGATTAGAGCCAGGAAATAGCTTTTTTAATCAAGAAGTAACAATTAGAAAAACTGCACCAGTTGAAGGATTTAACCTAGCAGGTAAATGGCTAGGTAAATATCGAAATATTACCACAAAAGAGCCTTGGTATATTCTGACCAGCTTGGCAGATCTACAAGCAGCAGTTGATACCTATGCTAAAAGATTTGGAATTGAGGAGATGTTTCGAGACTTTAAGGGCGGAGGATATAACTTAGAAAAGACTAATTTAACGGGCGAACGATTGAGCAAATTATTGATTTTGCTATCACTAGCATACTTGAAGAGTATCATCCAAGGGATAGATATCAAATCAAAGCAAGTTCAAGAATATCTCGGCAGAAAAACAGAACATCACCGAAAATATGCTAGACATAGCACTTTCTATATTGGACTCTGGGGTGAATCATGGGTCGATTCAACATCTAGTAATTGGCAGGTTGTTGTTGAATTAATGTCTTTGTCCCCACATAAACTACCTAATTATCAACAAGGCTTGAGAGCTATGAGACTTATCCTATCAGCGTTATAG